The following are from one region of the Phyllostomus discolor isolate MPI-MPIP mPhyDis1 chromosome 9, mPhyDis1.pri.v3, whole genome shotgun sequence genome:
- the NCOA5 gene encoding nuclear receptor coactivator 5 isoform X1 — protein MNTAPSRPSPTRRDPYGFGDGRDTRRDRSPIPGSPRREPRDGRNGRDARESRDMRDPRDMRDPRDMRDPRDMRDHRDSRDMRDHRDSRSMRDARDMRDLRDFRDLRDSREFRDHRDPMYDRYRDMRDSREPMYRYRRESSYDRYLRMEDYGRRKDDSYFDRYRDSFDGRGPPGPESQSRAKERLKREERRREELYRQYFEEIQRRFDAERPVDCSVIVVNKQTKDYAESVGRKVRDLGMVVDLIFLNTEVSLSQALEDVSRGGSPFAIVITQQHQIHRSCTVNIMFGTPQEHRNMPQADAMVLVARNYERYKNECREKEREEIARQAAKMANEAIMQERERGGPEEGVRGGHPPAIQSLINLLADNRYLTAEETDKIINYLRERKERLMRSSTDSLPGPISRQPLGATSGASLKTQPSSQPLQSGQVLPSATPTPAAPPISQQELQAKILSLFNSGTVAANSSSASPSVAGGNTQNQNFSTAPNSQPQQRSQASGNQPPNILGQAGSARNMGPRPGAPSQGLFGQPSSRLAPASNMASQRPVSSTGINFDNPSVQKALDTLIQSGPALSHLVSQTTAQVGRPPAPMGSYQRHY, from the exons atgaatacGGCTCCATCAAGACCCAGCCCCACACGAAG AGATCCCTATGGCTTTGGAGACGGCCGAGATACGAGACGTGATCGATCCCCAATTCCAGGAAGTCCGAGGAGAGAGCCCAGGGATGGCAGAAACGGCCGGGATGCCCGGGAGAGCAGAGACATGCGGGACCCCCGAGACATGCGGGACCCTCGAGACATGCGGGATCCCCGAGACATGCGGGACCACAGGGACAGCAGAGACATGCGGGATCACAGGGACAGCAGAAGTATGCGTGATGCTCGGGACATGAGGGACCTTAGAGACTTCCGTGATCTGAGGGACTCGAGGGAATTTCGAGATCACCGAGACCCCATGTATGACAGATACAGAGACATGAGAGACTCCCGAGAGCCCATGTACAGGTACAG GAGAGAAAGCTCTTATGACCGATACCTGCGAATGGAGGACTACGGCAGGAGAAAGGATGACTCTTACTTTGACCGTTACAGAGATAGCTTTGACGGACGAGGCCCTCCGGGCCCAGAAAGTCAGTCTCGTGCAAAAG AGCGTTTGAAACGTGAAGAACGGCGTAGAGAAGAGCTTTATCGTCAATATTTTGAAGAAATCCAGAGGCGCTTTGATGCCGAGAGGCCCGTTGATTGTTCTGTGATTGTGGTCAACAAGCAGACCAA GGATTATGCTGAATCTGTGGGACGGAAGGTGCGAGACCTAGGCATGGTGGTGGACTTGATCTTCCTCAACACGGAGGTTTCACTGTCACAAGCCTTGGAGGATGTTAGCAGGGGAGGGTCTCCTTTTGCTATTGTCATCACCCAGCAACACCAGATTCACCGCTCCTGTACAGTCAACATCATGTTCGGAACCCCACAAG AGCACCGCAACATGCCCCAGGCAGACGCCATGGTGCTGGTGGCCAGAAACTACGAGCGCTATAAGAACGAGTGCCGGGAAAAGGAACGTGAGGAGATTGCCAGACAGGCGGCCAAGATGGCCAATGAAGCAATTATGCAGGAAAGAGAGCGAGGAGGCCCCGAAGAAGGAGTACGCGGGGGCCATCCTCCAGCCATCCAAAGCCTCATCAACCTGCTGGCAGACAACAGGTACCTCACTGCCGAAGAGACCGACAAGATCATCAACTACCTGCGAGAGAGGAAGGAGCGGCTTATGAGGAGCAGCACCGACTCTCTGCCTG GCCCGATTTCCCGCCAACCACTCGGGGCGACCTCGGGTGCCTCGCTGAAGACACAGCCAAGCTCCCAACCGCTCCAGAGCGGCCAAGTGCTCCCCTCCGCTACACCCACTCCAGCTGCACCCCCCATCTCCCAACAAGAGCTTCAGGCCAAGATCCTCAGCCTCTTCAACAGTGGCACGGTTGCGGCCAACAGCAGCTCTGCGTCTCCCTCAGTCGCTGGCGGAAATACCCAGAACCAGAATTTTTCCACAGCACCGAACAGCCAGCCTCAGCAAAGATCACAGGCCTCTGGCAATCAGCCTCCGAACATTTTGGGACAGGCAGGATCTGCTCGGAACatgggccccaggcctggggccccctCCCAAGGGCTCTTCGGCCAGCCTTCTAGTCGCCTGGCACCTGCCAGCAACATGGCTAGCCAGAGGCCCGTGTCTTCCACAGGTATCAACTTTGACAATCCAAGTGTACAGAAGGCTCTGGACACCCTGATCCAGAGTGGCCCTGCTCTCTCCCACCTGGTTAGCCAAACCACAGCGCAGGTGGGGCGGCCCCCGGCACCCATGGGATCTTACCAGAGGCATTACTGA
- the NCOA5 gene encoding nuclear receptor coactivator 5 isoform X6 — MRDPRDMRDPRDMRDPRDMRDHRDSRDMRDHRDSRSMRDARDMRDLRDFRDLRDSREFRDHRDPMYDRYRDMRDSREPMYRYRRESSYDRYLRMEDYGRRKDDSYFDRYRDSFDGRGPPGPESQSRAKERLKREERRREELYRQYFEEIQRRFDAERPVDCSVIVVNKQTKDYAESVGRKVRDLGMVVDLIFLNTEVSLSQALEDVSRGGSPFAIVITQQHQIHRSCTVNIMFGTPQEHRNMPQADAMVLVARNYERYKNECREKEREEIARQAAKMANEAIMQERERGGPEEGVRGGHPPAIQSLINLLADNRYLTAEETDKIINYLRERKERLMRSSTDSLPGPISRQPLGATSGASLKTQPSSQPLQSGQVLPSATPTPAAPPISQQELQAKILSLFNSGTVAANSSSASPSVAGGNTQNQNFSTAPNSQPQQRSQASGNQPPNILGQAGSARNMGPRPGAPSQGLFGQPSSRLAPASNMASQRPVSSTGINFDNPSVQKALDTLIQSGPALSHLVSQTTAQVGRPPAPMGSYQRHY, encoded by the exons ATGCGGGACCCCCGAGACATGCGGGACCCTCGAGACATGCGGGATCCCCGAGACATGCGGGACCACAGGGACAGCAGAGACATGCGGGATCACAGGGACAGCAGAAGTATGCGTGATGCTCGGGACATGAGGGACCTTAGAGACTTCCGTGATCTGAGGGACTCGAGGGAATTTCGAGATCACCGAGACCCCATGTATGACAGATACAGAGACATGAGAGACTCCCGAGAGCCCATGTACAGGTACAG GAGAGAAAGCTCTTATGACCGATACCTGCGAATGGAGGACTACGGCAGGAGAAAGGATGACTCTTACTTTGACCGTTACAGAGATAGCTTTGACGGACGAGGCCCTCCGGGCCCAGAAAGTCAGTCTCGTGCAAAAG AGCGTTTGAAACGTGAAGAACGGCGTAGAGAAGAGCTTTATCGTCAATATTTTGAAGAAATCCAGAGGCGCTTTGATGCCGAGAGGCCCGTTGATTGTTCTGTGATTGTGGTCAACAAGCAGACCAA GGATTATGCTGAATCTGTGGGACGGAAGGTGCGAGACCTAGGCATGGTGGTGGACTTGATCTTCCTCAACACGGAGGTTTCACTGTCACAAGCCTTGGAGGATGTTAGCAGGGGAGGGTCTCCTTTTGCTATTGTCATCACCCAGCAACACCAGATTCACCGCTCCTGTACAGTCAACATCATGTTCGGAACCCCACAAG AGCACCGCAACATGCCCCAGGCAGACGCCATGGTGCTGGTGGCCAGAAACTACGAGCGCTATAAGAACGAGTGCCGGGAAAAGGAACGTGAGGAGATTGCCAGACAGGCGGCCAAGATGGCCAATGAAGCAATTATGCAGGAAAGAGAGCGAGGAGGCCCCGAAGAAGGAGTACGCGGGGGCCATCCTCCAGCCATCCAAAGCCTCATCAACCTGCTGGCAGACAACAGGTACCTCACTGCCGAAGAGACCGACAAGATCATCAACTACCTGCGAGAGAGGAAGGAGCGGCTTATGAGGAGCAGCACCGACTCTCTGCCTG GCCCGATTTCCCGCCAACCACTCGGGGCGACCTCGGGTGCCTCGCTGAAGACACAGCCAAGCTCCCAACCGCTCCAGAGCGGCCAAGTGCTCCCCTCCGCTACACCCACTCCAGCTGCACCCCCCATCTCCCAACAAGAGCTTCAGGCCAAGATCCTCAGCCTCTTCAACAGTGGCACGGTTGCGGCCAACAGCAGCTCTGCGTCTCCCTCAGTCGCTGGCGGAAATACCCAGAACCAGAATTTTTCCACAGCACCGAACAGCCAGCCTCAGCAAAGATCACAGGCCTCTGGCAATCAGCCTCCGAACATTTTGGGACAGGCAGGATCTGCTCGGAACatgggccccaggcctggggccccctCCCAAGGGCTCTTCGGCCAGCCTTCTAGTCGCCTGGCACCTGCCAGCAACATGGCTAGCCAGAGGCCCGTGTCTTCCACAGGTATCAACTTTGACAATCCAAGTGTACAGAAGGCTCTGGACACCCTGATCCAGAGTGGCCCTGCTCTCTCCCACCTGGTTAGCCAAACCACAGCGCAGGTGGGGCGGCCCCCGGCACCCATGGGATCTTACCAGAGGCATTACTGA
- the NCOA5 gene encoding nuclear receptor coactivator 5 isoform X5: protein MNTAPSRPSPTRRDPYGFGDGRDTRRDRSPIPGSPRREPRDGRNGRDARESRDMRDHRDSRDMRDHRDSRSMRDARDMRDLRDFRDLRDSREFRDHRDPMYDRYRDMRDSREPMYRYRRESSYDRYLRMEDYGRRKDDSYFDRYRDSFDGRGPPGPESQSRAKERLKREERRREELYRQYFEEIQRRFDAERPVDCSVIVVNKQTKDYAESVGRKVRDLGMVVDLIFLNTEVSLSQALEDVSRGGSPFAIVITQQHQIHRSCTVNIMFGTPQEHRNMPQADAMVLVARNYERYKNECREKEREEIARQAAKMANEAIMQERERGGPEEGVRGGHPPAIQSLINLLADNRYLTAEETDKIINYLRERKERLMRSSTDSLPGPISRQPLGATSGASLKTQPSSQPLQSGQVLPSATPTPAAPPISQQELQAKILSLFNSGTVAANSSSASPSVAGGNTQNQNFSTAPNSQPQQRSQASGNQPPNILGQAGSARNMGPRPGAPSQGLFGQPSSRLAPASNMASQRPVSSTGINFDNPSVQKALDTLIQSGPALSHLVSQTTAQVGRPPAPMGSYQRHY from the exons atgaatacGGCTCCATCAAGACCCAGCCCCACACGAAG AGATCCCTATGGCTTTGGAGACGGCCGAGATACGAGACGTGATCGATCCCCAATTCCAGGAAGTCCGAGGAGAGAGCCCAGGGATGGCAGAAACGGCCGGGATGCCCGGGAGAGCAGAGAC ATGCGGGACCACAGGGACAGCAGAGACATGCGGGATCACAGGGACAGCAGAAGTATGCGTGATGCTCGGGACATGAGGGACCTTAGAGACTTCCGTGATCTGAGGGACTCGAGGGAATTTCGAGATCACCGAGACCCCATGTATGACAGATACAGAGACATGAGAGACTCCCGAGAGCCCATGTACAGGTACAG GAGAGAAAGCTCTTATGACCGATACCTGCGAATGGAGGACTACGGCAGGAGAAAGGATGACTCTTACTTTGACCGTTACAGAGATAGCTTTGACGGACGAGGCCCTCCGGGCCCAGAAAGTCAGTCTCGTGCAAAAG AGCGTTTGAAACGTGAAGAACGGCGTAGAGAAGAGCTTTATCGTCAATATTTTGAAGAAATCCAGAGGCGCTTTGATGCCGAGAGGCCCGTTGATTGTTCTGTGATTGTGGTCAACAAGCAGACCAA GGATTATGCTGAATCTGTGGGACGGAAGGTGCGAGACCTAGGCATGGTGGTGGACTTGATCTTCCTCAACACGGAGGTTTCACTGTCACAAGCCTTGGAGGATGTTAGCAGGGGAGGGTCTCCTTTTGCTATTGTCATCACCCAGCAACACCAGATTCACCGCTCCTGTACAGTCAACATCATGTTCGGAACCCCACAAG AGCACCGCAACATGCCCCAGGCAGACGCCATGGTGCTGGTGGCCAGAAACTACGAGCGCTATAAGAACGAGTGCCGGGAAAAGGAACGTGAGGAGATTGCCAGACAGGCGGCCAAGATGGCCAATGAAGCAATTATGCAGGAAAGAGAGCGAGGAGGCCCCGAAGAAGGAGTACGCGGGGGCCATCCTCCAGCCATCCAAAGCCTCATCAACCTGCTGGCAGACAACAGGTACCTCACTGCCGAAGAGACCGACAAGATCATCAACTACCTGCGAGAGAGGAAGGAGCGGCTTATGAGGAGCAGCACCGACTCTCTGCCTG GCCCGATTTCCCGCCAACCACTCGGGGCGACCTCGGGTGCCTCGCTGAAGACACAGCCAAGCTCCCAACCGCTCCAGAGCGGCCAAGTGCTCCCCTCCGCTACACCCACTCCAGCTGCACCCCCCATCTCCCAACAAGAGCTTCAGGCCAAGATCCTCAGCCTCTTCAACAGTGGCACGGTTGCGGCCAACAGCAGCTCTGCGTCTCCCTCAGTCGCTGGCGGAAATACCCAGAACCAGAATTTTTCCACAGCACCGAACAGCCAGCCTCAGCAAAGATCACAGGCCTCTGGCAATCAGCCTCCGAACATTTTGGGACAGGCAGGATCTGCTCGGAACatgggccccaggcctggggccccctCCCAAGGGCTCTTCGGCCAGCCTTCTAGTCGCCTGGCACCTGCCAGCAACATGGCTAGCCAGAGGCCCGTGTCTTCCACAGGTATCAACTTTGACAATCCAAGTGTACAGAAGGCTCTGGACACCCTGATCCAGAGTGGCCCTGCTCTCTCCCACCTGGTTAGCCAAACCACAGCGCAGGTGGGGCGGCCCCCGGCACCCATGGGATCTTACCAGAGGCATTACTGA
- the NCOA5 gene encoding nuclear receptor coactivator 5 isoform X3 — translation MNTAPSRPSPTRRDPYGFGDGRDTRRDRSPIPGSPRREPRDGRNGRDARESRDMRDPRDMRDHRDSRDMRDHRDSRSMRDARDMRDLRDFRDLRDSREFRDHRDPMYDRYRDMRDSREPMYRYRRESSYDRYLRMEDYGRRKDDSYFDRYRDSFDGRGPPGPESQSRAKERLKREERRREELYRQYFEEIQRRFDAERPVDCSVIVVNKQTKDYAESVGRKVRDLGMVVDLIFLNTEVSLSQALEDVSRGGSPFAIVITQQHQIHRSCTVNIMFGTPQEHRNMPQADAMVLVARNYERYKNECREKEREEIARQAAKMANEAIMQERERGGPEEGVRGGHPPAIQSLINLLADNRYLTAEETDKIINYLRERKERLMRSSTDSLPGPISRQPLGATSGASLKTQPSSQPLQSGQVLPSATPTPAAPPISQQELQAKILSLFNSGTVAANSSSASPSVAGGNTQNQNFSTAPNSQPQQRSQASGNQPPNILGQAGSARNMGPRPGAPSQGLFGQPSSRLAPASNMASQRPVSSTGINFDNPSVQKALDTLIQSGPALSHLVSQTTAQVGRPPAPMGSYQRHY, via the exons atgaatacGGCTCCATCAAGACCCAGCCCCACACGAAG AGATCCCTATGGCTTTGGAGACGGCCGAGATACGAGACGTGATCGATCCCCAATTCCAGGAAGTCCGAGGAGAGAGCCCAGGGATGGCAGAAACGGCCGGGATGCCCGGGAGAGCAGAGAC ATGCGGGATCCCCGAGACATGCGGGACCACAGGGACAGCAGAGACATGCGGGATCACAGGGACAGCAGAAGTATGCGTGATGCTCGGGACATGAGGGACCTTAGAGACTTCCGTGATCTGAGGGACTCGAGGGAATTTCGAGATCACCGAGACCCCATGTATGACAGATACAGAGACATGAGAGACTCCCGAGAGCCCATGTACAGGTACAG GAGAGAAAGCTCTTATGACCGATACCTGCGAATGGAGGACTACGGCAGGAGAAAGGATGACTCTTACTTTGACCGTTACAGAGATAGCTTTGACGGACGAGGCCCTCCGGGCCCAGAAAGTCAGTCTCGTGCAAAAG AGCGTTTGAAACGTGAAGAACGGCGTAGAGAAGAGCTTTATCGTCAATATTTTGAAGAAATCCAGAGGCGCTTTGATGCCGAGAGGCCCGTTGATTGTTCTGTGATTGTGGTCAACAAGCAGACCAA GGATTATGCTGAATCTGTGGGACGGAAGGTGCGAGACCTAGGCATGGTGGTGGACTTGATCTTCCTCAACACGGAGGTTTCACTGTCACAAGCCTTGGAGGATGTTAGCAGGGGAGGGTCTCCTTTTGCTATTGTCATCACCCAGCAACACCAGATTCACCGCTCCTGTACAGTCAACATCATGTTCGGAACCCCACAAG AGCACCGCAACATGCCCCAGGCAGACGCCATGGTGCTGGTGGCCAGAAACTACGAGCGCTATAAGAACGAGTGCCGGGAAAAGGAACGTGAGGAGATTGCCAGACAGGCGGCCAAGATGGCCAATGAAGCAATTATGCAGGAAAGAGAGCGAGGAGGCCCCGAAGAAGGAGTACGCGGGGGCCATCCTCCAGCCATCCAAAGCCTCATCAACCTGCTGGCAGACAACAGGTACCTCACTGCCGAAGAGACCGACAAGATCATCAACTACCTGCGAGAGAGGAAGGAGCGGCTTATGAGGAGCAGCACCGACTCTCTGCCTG GCCCGATTTCCCGCCAACCACTCGGGGCGACCTCGGGTGCCTCGCTGAAGACACAGCCAAGCTCCCAACCGCTCCAGAGCGGCCAAGTGCTCCCCTCCGCTACACCCACTCCAGCTGCACCCCCCATCTCCCAACAAGAGCTTCAGGCCAAGATCCTCAGCCTCTTCAACAGTGGCACGGTTGCGGCCAACAGCAGCTCTGCGTCTCCCTCAGTCGCTGGCGGAAATACCCAGAACCAGAATTTTTCCACAGCACCGAACAGCCAGCCTCAGCAAAGATCACAGGCCTCTGGCAATCAGCCTCCGAACATTTTGGGACAGGCAGGATCTGCTCGGAACatgggccccaggcctggggccccctCCCAAGGGCTCTTCGGCCAGCCTTCTAGTCGCCTGGCACCTGCCAGCAACATGGCTAGCCAGAGGCCCGTGTCTTCCACAGGTATCAACTTTGACAATCCAAGTGTACAGAAGGCTCTGGACACCCTGATCCAGAGTGGCCCTGCTCTCTCCCACCTGGTTAGCCAAACCACAGCGCAGGTGGGGCGGCCCCCGGCACCCATGGGATCTTACCAGAGGCATTACTGA
- the NCOA5 gene encoding nuclear receptor coactivator 5 isoform X2: MNTAPSRPSPTRRDPYGFGDGRDTRRDRSPIPGSPRREPRDGRNGRDARESRDMRDPRDMRDPRDMRDPRDMRDHRDSRDMRDHRDSRSMRDARDMRDLRDFRDLRDSREFRDHRDPMYDRYRDMRDSREPMYRRESSYDRYLRMEDYGRRKDDSYFDRYRDSFDGRGPPGPESQSRAKERLKREERRREELYRQYFEEIQRRFDAERPVDCSVIVVNKQTKDYAESVGRKVRDLGMVVDLIFLNTEVSLSQALEDVSRGGSPFAIVITQQHQIHRSCTVNIMFGTPQEHRNMPQADAMVLVARNYERYKNECREKEREEIARQAAKMANEAIMQERERGGPEEGVRGGHPPAIQSLINLLADNRYLTAEETDKIINYLRERKERLMRSSTDSLPGPISRQPLGATSGASLKTQPSSQPLQSGQVLPSATPTPAAPPISQQELQAKILSLFNSGTVAANSSSASPSVAGGNTQNQNFSTAPNSQPQQRSQASGNQPPNILGQAGSARNMGPRPGAPSQGLFGQPSSRLAPASNMASQRPVSSTGINFDNPSVQKALDTLIQSGPALSHLVSQTTAQVGRPPAPMGSYQRHY, from the exons atgaatacGGCTCCATCAAGACCCAGCCCCACACGAAG AGATCCCTATGGCTTTGGAGACGGCCGAGATACGAGACGTGATCGATCCCCAATTCCAGGAAGTCCGAGGAGAGAGCCCAGGGATGGCAGAAACGGCCGGGATGCCCGGGAGAGCAGAGACATGCGGGACCCCCGAGACATGCGGGACCCTCGAGACATGCGGGATCCCCGAGACATGCGGGACCACAGGGACAGCAGAGACATGCGGGATCACAGGGACAGCAGAAGTATGCGTGATGCTCGGGACATGAGGGACCTTAGAGACTTCCGTGATCTGAGGGACTCGAGGGAATTTCGAGATCACCGAGACCCCATGTATGACAGATACAGAGACATGAGAGACTCCCGAGAGCCCATGTACAG GAGAGAAAGCTCTTATGACCGATACCTGCGAATGGAGGACTACGGCAGGAGAAAGGATGACTCTTACTTTGACCGTTACAGAGATAGCTTTGACGGACGAGGCCCTCCGGGCCCAGAAAGTCAGTCTCGTGCAAAAG AGCGTTTGAAACGTGAAGAACGGCGTAGAGAAGAGCTTTATCGTCAATATTTTGAAGAAATCCAGAGGCGCTTTGATGCCGAGAGGCCCGTTGATTGTTCTGTGATTGTGGTCAACAAGCAGACCAA GGATTATGCTGAATCTGTGGGACGGAAGGTGCGAGACCTAGGCATGGTGGTGGACTTGATCTTCCTCAACACGGAGGTTTCACTGTCACAAGCCTTGGAGGATGTTAGCAGGGGAGGGTCTCCTTTTGCTATTGTCATCACCCAGCAACACCAGATTCACCGCTCCTGTACAGTCAACATCATGTTCGGAACCCCACAAG AGCACCGCAACATGCCCCAGGCAGACGCCATGGTGCTGGTGGCCAGAAACTACGAGCGCTATAAGAACGAGTGCCGGGAAAAGGAACGTGAGGAGATTGCCAGACAGGCGGCCAAGATGGCCAATGAAGCAATTATGCAGGAAAGAGAGCGAGGAGGCCCCGAAGAAGGAGTACGCGGGGGCCATCCTCCAGCCATCCAAAGCCTCATCAACCTGCTGGCAGACAACAGGTACCTCACTGCCGAAGAGACCGACAAGATCATCAACTACCTGCGAGAGAGGAAGGAGCGGCTTATGAGGAGCAGCACCGACTCTCTGCCTG GCCCGATTTCCCGCCAACCACTCGGGGCGACCTCGGGTGCCTCGCTGAAGACACAGCCAAGCTCCCAACCGCTCCAGAGCGGCCAAGTGCTCCCCTCCGCTACACCCACTCCAGCTGCACCCCCCATCTCCCAACAAGAGCTTCAGGCCAAGATCCTCAGCCTCTTCAACAGTGGCACGGTTGCGGCCAACAGCAGCTCTGCGTCTCCCTCAGTCGCTGGCGGAAATACCCAGAACCAGAATTTTTCCACAGCACCGAACAGCCAGCCTCAGCAAAGATCACAGGCCTCTGGCAATCAGCCTCCGAACATTTTGGGACAGGCAGGATCTGCTCGGAACatgggccccaggcctggggccccctCCCAAGGGCTCTTCGGCCAGCCTTCTAGTCGCCTGGCACCTGCCAGCAACATGGCTAGCCAGAGGCCCGTGTCTTCCACAGGTATCAACTTTGACAATCCAAGTGTACAGAAGGCTCTGGACACCCTGATCCAGAGTGGCCCTGCTCTCTCCCACCTGGTTAGCCAAACCACAGCGCAGGTGGGGCGGCCCCCGGCACCCATGGGATCTTACCAGAGGCATTACTGA
- the NCOA5 gene encoding nuclear receptor coactivator 5 isoform X4 produces MNTAPSRPSPTRRDPYGFGDGRDTRRDRSPIPGSPRREPRDGRNGRDARESRDMRDPRDMRDHRDSRDMRDHRDSRSMRDARDMRDLRDFRDLRDSREFRDHRDPMYDRYRDMRDSREPMYRYRRESSYDRYLRMEDYGRRKDDSYFDRYRDSFDGRGPPGPESQSRAKERLKREERRREELYRQYFEEIQRRFDAERPVDCSVIVVNKQTKDYAESVGRKVRDLGMVVDLIFLNTEVSLSQALEDVSRGGSPFAIVITQQHQIHRSCTVNIMFGTPQEHRNMPQADAMVLVARNYERYKNECREKEREEIARQAAKMANEAIMQERERGGPEEGVRGGHPPAIQSLINLLADNRYLTAEETDKIINYLRERKERLMRSSTDSLPGPISRQPLGATSGASLKTQPSSQPLQSGQVLPSATPTPAAPPISQQELQAKILSLFNSGTVAANSSSASPSVAGGNTQNQNFSTAPNSQPQQRSQASGNQPPNILGQAGSARNMGPRPGAPSQGLFGQPSSRLAPASNMASQRPVSSTGINFDNPSVQKALDTLIQSGPALSHLVSQTTAQVGRPPAPMGSYQRHY; encoded by the exons atgaatacGGCTCCATCAAGACCCAGCCCCACACGAAG AGATCCCTATGGCTTTGGAGACGGCCGAGATACGAGACGTGATCGATCCCCAATTCCAGGAAGTCCGAGGAGAGAGCCCAGGGATGGCAGAAACGGCCGGGATGCCCGGGAGAGCAGAGACATGCGGGACCCCCGAGAC ATGCGGGACCACAGGGACAGCAGAGACATGCGGGATCACAGGGACAGCAGAAGTATGCGTGATGCTCGGGACATGAGGGACCTTAGAGACTTCCGTGATCTGAGGGACTCGAGGGAATTTCGAGATCACCGAGACCCCATGTATGACAGATACAGAGACATGAGAGACTCCCGAGAGCCCATGTACAGGTACAG GAGAGAAAGCTCTTATGACCGATACCTGCGAATGGAGGACTACGGCAGGAGAAAGGATGACTCTTACTTTGACCGTTACAGAGATAGCTTTGACGGACGAGGCCCTCCGGGCCCAGAAAGTCAGTCTCGTGCAAAAG AGCGTTTGAAACGTGAAGAACGGCGTAGAGAAGAGCTTTATCGTCAATATTTTGAAGAAATCCAGAGGCGCTTTGATGCCGAGAGGCCCGTTGATTGTTCTGTGATTGTGGTCAACAAGCAGACCAA GGATTATGCTGAATCTGTGGGACGGAAGGTGCGAGACCTAGGCATGGTGGTGGACTTGATCTTCCTCAACACGGAGGTTTCACTGTCACAAGCCTTGGAGGATGTTAGCAGGGGAGGGTCTCCTTTTGCTATTGTCATCACCCAGCAACACCAGATTCACCGCTCCTGTACAGTCAACATCATGTTCGGAACCCCACAAG AGCACCGCAACATGCCCCAGGCAGACGCCATGGTGCTGGTGGCCAGAAACTACGAGCGCTATAAGAACGAGTGCCGGGAAAAGGAACGTGAGGAGATTGCCAGACAGGCGGCCAAGATGGCCAATGAAGCAATTATGCAGGAAAGAGAGCGAGGAGGCCCCGAAGAAGGAGTACGCGGGGGCCATCCTCCAGCCATCCAAAGCCTCATCAACCTGCTGGCAGACAACAGGTACCTCACTGCCGAAGAGACCGACAAGATCATCAACTACCTGCGAGAGAGGAAGGAGCGGCTTATGAGGAGCAGCACCGACTCTCTGCCTG GCCCGATTTCCCGCCAACCACTCGGGGCGACCTCGGGTGCCTCGCTGAAGACACAGCCAAGCTCCCAACCGCTCCAGAGCGGCCAAGTGCTCCCCTCCGCTACACCCACTCCAGCTGCACCCCCCATCTCCCAACAAGAGCTTCAGGCCAAGATCCTCAGCCTCTTCAACAGTGGCACGGTTGCGGCCAACAGCAGCTCTGCGTCTCCCTCAGTCGCTGGCGGAAATACCCAGAACCAGAATTTTTCCACAGCACCGAACAGCCAGCCTCAGCAAAGATCACAGGCCTCTGGCAATCAGCCTCCGAACATTTTGGGACAGGCAGGATCTGCTCGGAACatgggccccaggcctggggccccctCCCAAGGGCTCTTCGGCCAGCCTTCTAGTCGCCTGGCACCTGCCAGCAACATGGCTAGCCAGAGGCCCGTGTCTTCCACAGGTATCAACTTTGACAATCCAAGTGTACAGAAGGCTCTGGACACCCTGATCCAGAGTGGCCCTGCTCTCTCCCACCTGGTTAGCCAAACCACAGCGCAGGTGGGGCGGCCCCCGGCACCCATGGGATCTTACCAGAGGCATTACTGA